A genomic window from Candidatus Bathyarchaeota archaeon includes:
- a CDS encoding 50S ribosomal protein L24, whose amino-acid sequence MVKSKQPRKQRRMLYNAPKHLARKFLSAHLSDELREKYKRRSFPIRRGDTVKIVRGDFKDFTGTVTRVDYEKMRIYIEGVTREKVDGTRVFIPIHPSKVIITKLNLDDKRRVEALERRLKAQPA is encoded by the coding sequence ATGGTCAAGTCTAAACAACCAAGAAAGCAGAGGCGTATGCTATATAACGCTCCCAAGCATTTAGCTCGTAAATTCCTTTCCGCTCATCTGTCTGATGAGCTTAGAGAGAAATACAAGCGTAGGTCCTTCCCCATACGTAGAGGCGACACTGTTAAGATCGTTAGGGGAGATTTCAAGGACTTCACAGGCACCGTTACTCGAGTTGATTATGAGAAGATGCGTATATACATAGAAGGTGTTACGAGAGAGAAGGTGGATGGTACGAGAGTTTTCATACCCATACATCCATCTAAGGTGATCATAACTAAGCTCAACTTGGACGACAAGAGACGGGTCGAAGCTTTGGAGAGGAGACTAAAGGCTCAACCTGCTTAG